Proteins from one Sarcophilus harrisii chromosome 2, mSarHar1.11, whole genome shotgun sequence genomic window:
- the SMIM3 gene encoding small integral membrane protein 3: MNAVSQASPEAVLPKHILDIWVIVLIILATIVIMTSLVLCPATAVIIYRIRTHLILNQDF; the protein is encoded by the coding sequence ATGAATGCTGTCAGCCAAGCCTCCCCAGAGGCAGTACTGCCTAAGCACATTCTGGACATCTGGGTCATTGTCCTCATTATCCTGGCCACTATCGTGATCATGACTTCCTTGGTGCTGTGCCCGGCCACGGCTGTCATCATTTATCGAATTCGGACTCATCTCATACTCAATCAGGACTTTTGA